Proteins from a genomic interval of Spirochaetota bacterium:
- the hisF gene encoding imidazole glycerol phosphate synthase subunit HisF gives MLAKRIIPCLDVKDGRVVKGVNFVNLQDAGDPVHNGMFYDQQGADELVFLDITASSDRRAIILKMVKDVAETVNIPFTVGGGIRTVDDVRMILENGADKVSINTQAVQQPQLITECAKRFGSQCIVVAIDAKKENGSWNVYLHGGRTRTDVDAIQWAKKVQDLGAGEILLTSMDRDGTRLGYDLELTQRVADAVCIPVIASGGVGTLEHLYEGFAIGKADAVLAASIFHYREYSIKEAKEYLAKRGIHIRPV, from the coding sequence ATGTTAGCCAAGCGAATTATTCCGTGTTTAGATGTTAAAGACGGACGTGTTGTCAAAGGCGTAAATTTTGTTAACCTTCAAGATGCAGGTGACCCTGTTCACAATGGAATGTTTTATGACCAACAAGGAGCAGATGAACTGGTCTTTCTTGACATTACCGCTTCAAGTGACAGACGCGCCATTATTTTAAAAATGGTGAAAGATGTTGCAGAAACTGTAAATATTCCTTTTACTGTTGGCGGAGGTATCCGAACCGTTGATGACGTAAGAATGATTTTGGAAAATGGTGCTGATAAGGTGTCTATCAATACACAGGCAGTGCAGCAACCCCAACTTATTACCGAATGTGCAAAGCGTTTTGGCTCACAATGTATTGTTGTAGCTATCGATGCAAAAAAAGAAAATGGTAGCTGGAATGTGTATCTACACGGTGGTAGAACCCGCACTGATGTAGATGCAATACAATGGGCAAAAAAGGTTCAAGATTTAGGTGCCGGCGAAATTTTACTCACCAGCATGGACCGTGATGGAACAAGACTTGGCTATGATCTGGAACTTACACAGAGAGTTGCAGATGCTGTATGTATTCCTGTGATAGCATCAGGCGGTGTTGGTACATTAGAACATTTATATGAGGGTTTTGCTATTGGAAAAGCTGACGCGGTATTGGCTGCTTCTATTTTTCATTATCGCGAATATAGTATCAAAGAAGCCAAGGAATATCTTGCAAAACGCGGGATTC